The Verrucomicrobiota bacterium genomic interval TCAAGACCGTACCACCCGCTCACCGGGGCGACCTTCAGCTGCAGGCAGAAGATCAGCGCGAGGATCGGCCCCATCACGAACGTGGGCAAACAAATGCCGGCCATGGCCAGCGACATCGGAAAATAGTCCCAGACCTGGTTCTTGTTAACCGCGGCGATAGTTCCCGCCGTGATCCCAATGAGTAAAGCAATCAGGAATGCGAGGGTTCCAATTTGAAGGGAGATCGGGAAGGCGCGCACAATGATCCCGGTGACGGTATCATTCTGGTAGGTGTAGGATGGCCCGAAATCAAAACGGATCACCTTGCCCAGGTAAGCCACGTACTGTTCCCAAACCGGTTTATCCAGGCCATAATACTCGTTTAGCTTTGCAATCACTTCCGGTGTGGCCTGCCGTTCTGCGCTGAACGGGCCTCCGGGTACGATCTTGGTGAGGAAAAAGGTGAGCGTCAGCAGGACCCAGAGAACCGGGACTAACTGCAGGAGGCGGTAAAGGACAATCTTCAACATACGCCGGCTTGCAACTCGCTTGAGCCGTTCTTTCCCCCAGAAGGGCAGCCGGAGAGTAGCCCGGCACTGAAACGCGTCTTACAGCCCGCAGGGCCAGGAGAACCTGGCACAGGGTTTACCCTGGGAAACCGGAAAATGACGATGAGCCCTGGAGGGGCGGAAGGCGTCGCTCGTGGGTTCTGCCGCCCCTTCAGGGCTCGATCGGG includes:
- a CDS encoding ABC transporter permease subunit, producing the protein MLKIVLYRLLQLVPVLWVLLTLTFFLTKIVPGGPFSAERQATPEVIAKLNEYYGLDKPVWEQYVAYLGKVIRFDFGPSYTYQNDTVTGIIVRAFPISLQIGTLAFLIALLIGITAGTIAAVNKNQVWDYFPMSLAMAGICLPTFVMGPILALIFCLQLKVAPVSGWYGLDYVPLHPAVMPAVTLGLFYAANIARLTRGGLLDVLNQDFIRTARAKGVPDHQIILKHAMRGGLLPVVSFLGPAFAGLITGSFVVEKIFNVPGLGQEFIKSVFNRDYPLILGTVIFFGTLIVLFNLVSDVVQALLDPKSRGSSS